The sequence AGCGTTGATCGATTTACTTGGGGTTGGTGTATTGTGCCCAGGTTTCCATGAGTTGGCGGCGGCGTTGGAGGAGGTCGCTGCGTGCGTATGCTTGTTCGGCGGCGTTGCCGATGCGGTGTGCTAGGGAGCCTTCTGCTACTTCGCGGGCGATGCCTTGTTCGCCGCACCAGTCTCGGAATGTGCTGCGCATGCCGTGGAGGGTGCCTTCGAGGTTGAGGCGTGTGGGTAGTTTGGTGAGGACCCATGATGGGATCTGCTCGCCGGTTTTGGTGGGGAATATCCAGGGGCTGCCATCGGAGTGGCGGCGGGCTTCGGCTAGTACCTCGATGGCTTTTTCGGATAGGGGTACTCTGTGTTGGCGGGCGGCTTTCATCCTTTGGGCTGGGATTGTCCAGGTGGCTGTGTTGAGGTTGATCTCGGACCAGGTGGCGCCTCTTACTTCTGTTGAGCGTGCTGCTGTGAGTATTAGGAACTCGAACGCGAGGCGTACCATCAGCGGGTGTGCGGACTGGCGGACTGTGGCCAACGCGTCGGCGACTTGGTGGTGTGGCAGCGCGCGGTGATGTTTCCTGCCGACGCTGTTCTGTTTGGGTAGTGCTGCTGTGACGGCGTCGGCGGCGGGGTTGTCAGATCGGTGGCCTTCGGCGATGGCCCATTTCATGATCGCGCTGATCCGTTGACGTACTCGTTTGGCTGTTTCTGGTTTGGTGGTCCAGATCGGCACGAGGCATGCCATCACGTCTGCGGTGGTGATCTCGTGTACCCGTTTGGTACCGATCAGTGGTGTGACGTAGGTGGCGAGGCTGGAACGCCATTGGGCTTCGGATTTTCCGCCTGGTTTCCATTTGCCGGCGTGTAGGGCGATCACGGCTTCCGCAGCCGCCCGGAATGTGGGGATCTGGTCTGGGTGGAGTCTGGTGGGGTCGCCGCCCGCTCTGGCTGTTCTCTTGTATTCGAAGGCTTTGGCGCGTGCTTCGGACAAGCTCACATAGGGGTAGCCGCCGAGGCCGAGGTCTTGTCGGCGGCCGCCGATGGTTCCGCGCCATATCCATTGTTTGGATCCGGTGGGCTGTACTCGGAGGATGAGGCCGTGTTGGTCACCGTATTTGCCTGGTTTGGTGACTGATCGTACGAACGCTGCGGTGAGTTTGGGCAATTCCCTCTCCTTTGTATCCCACTATGTGTCCCACATCAGATTGAAACTACCCGGCACCGGACGGGTTGTCAAGGAACAACCGACGCCGCGCCAACGCACGTGACTCGGTGGGTGGAAGTTTTCAGGCAATACCTGTGACCTGGTGCTTTGAGTGGTTCTGAAACAATCAGAAACCAACAGAACCACTAGGGAACCAAGTGCCCGGGGTGGGATTCGAACCCACACGCCCCTTAGGGGCAGCGGAGTTTAAGTCCGCCACGTCTACCGTTCCGTCACCCGGGCCAGGAGGGAGTGGGCGGGCACGAGGGCCGCCGAGAACGTTCCTGGTCCCCAGCGCCTCGCTCCAGCCTATCCGTGCGCACTCCCGGCCGTCATTCTCGCACCGATCCGCCGGCTGGGGCGGGCACCCCGCCGGTGATCTCAGCGGGGCTCGACCCAGGCGGAGTTCCTGGCGGCCTGGCCGTCGGTTTCCATCACGCAGGGGACCGGGCAGTCGAGCGGCTCTACCCAGGGAGACACCAGGTCACCTACCGGATTGGCGTTGCCGGCTCGGGTGTCCGCGTAGTGGGCATGCAGGCACTTGACCCCGCTGGTGGCGCCCGCTACTCCTCCGCGGGGTATCGGCTCCGCATTCTCCGGCAGCAGGGCGTCCCGCTGGGTGGCGTAACGGGCGTGGGCCGCATCCAGCGCGGCGCCGAAGGCAGCGACCCGGTCTGCCCGCCGGTCCAGCGCCTTGACCCCGCCGCCGCTCTCGAGACGGCTGATCCGCTTCACGGCCAGGGGGCACGTCAACCAGTACAGGGTCGGGAAGGGCGTGCCGTCCTCCAGTACCGGAGGCACCCGGACGACGACCGGGAGGTCGAGGTGGCAACGGGAGAGGGTCGTGATCTCGGCTCTCGAGGGCCGGCCGATCTGTACCGCTACGACCTGACGCTCATCCATTGCTCATGTCGCGACCGGTGAGGAAGTCCCAGAGCGCCTCCCAGAACCCGCCGGACTCGGGCACCGCCTCGCTCGACCCGCTCTGCGAAGGCTCGTGGTCAACTGGTTGGTCGCTCATGATGACCACGTAGCTGGTCTCTCCGGGATTCACGTAACCGAAGTCGGCTCGGGCGATGCGCTCGATCTCGGTGGGGGAGGGCAGCAGCTCGACCTCCCGCTCCAACTGAGCGTTTTGCTCCTGGATCTCGGCCAGTTGCACGCGGAGATCCGCGGCCTCACCGTTCAGCGCCACCAACTGGCGTATCGGGAACACGTCCACCGCCGCAACCAGCACTATCCCCAGCATTATCAGGGGAAGGAGGACGCTGCGGCGCTGGCGGGCCTCCACCGTCAGCCGCCTCCGTATAGCGACAGGCCCGGGTAGCGAGCCTGGCTCCCCAGCCGCTCCTCGATCCGGAGCAGTTCGTTGTACTTGGCGGTTCTTTCCGAGCGGGCCGGGGCTCCGGTCTTGATCTGTCCGGCATTGGTGGCCACGGCCAG is a genomic window of bacterium containing:
- a CDS encoding septum formation initiator family protein; its protein translation is MEARQRRSVLLPLIMLGIVLVAAVDVFPIRQLVALNGEAADLRVQLAEIQEQNAQLEREVELLPSPTEIERIARADFGYVNPGETSYVVIMSDQPVDHEPSQSGSSEAVPESGGFWEALWDFLTGRDMSNG
- a CDS encoding DUF501 domain-containing protein, with the translated sequence MDERQVVAVQIGRPSRAEITTLSRCHLDLPVVVRVPPVLEDGTPFPTLYWLTCPLAVKRISRLESGGGVKALDRRADRVAAFGAALDAAHARYATQRDALLPENAEPIPRGGVAGATSGVKCLHAHYADTRAGNANPVGDLVSPWVEPLDCPVPCVMETDGQAARNSAWVEPR
- a CDS encoding integrase arm-type DNA-binding domain-containing protein, encoding MPKLTAAFVRSVTKPGKYGDQHGLILRVQPTGSKQWIWRGTIGGRRQDLGLGGYPYVSLSEARAKAFEYKRTARAGGDPTRLHPDQIPTFRAAAEAVIALHAGKWKPGGKSEAQWRSSLATYVTPLIGTKRVHEITTADVMACLVPIWTTKPETAKRVRQRISAIMKWAIAEGHRSDNPAADAVTAALPKQNSVGRKHHRALPHHQVADALATVRQSAHPLMVRLAFEFLILTAARSTEVRGATWSEINLNTATWTIPAQRMKAARQHRVPLSEKAIEVLAEARRHSDGSPWIFPTKTGEQIPSWVLTKLPTRLNLEGTLHGMRSTFRDWCGEQGIAREVAEGSLAHRIGNAAEQAYARSDLLQRRRQLMETWAQYTNPK